In a single window of the Acetivibrio clariflavus DSM 19732 genome:
- a CDS encoding signal peptidase II, with protein sequence MFIVILLTAIDLIIKYVIYNNFMDTKILLFNRFVGFLPLINKTQMSFLNKELGMGVSNSVLIVINFLLLLILIFLYYRFYKLGYLNFHTKLILALFISASICSITDKIVLGGSLDYILLNKTVCDLKDIYLIIANVYVFVYMIKNISFSSSIKDDLLLLKKILGLKVEDK encoded by the coding sequence ATGTTTATTGTTATTTTACTTACAGCAATTGATCTAATAATTAAGTATGTAATATATAATAACTTTATGGATACTAAAATACTACTATTTAATAGATTTGTAGGTTTTCTGCCATTGATCAACAAAACTCAAATGTCATTTTTAAATAAAGAGTTAGGCATGGGAGTAAGTAATTCTGTTTTAATAGTAATAAATTTTTTATTACTACTAATTTTAATATTTTTGTATTATCGTTTTTACAAACTAGGGTATTTGAATTTCCATACAAAATTGATATTAGCATTGTTTATTTCAGCATCTATTTGTTCCATTACAGATAAAATAGTATTGGGCGGAAGCTTAGACTACATTTTGCTAAATAAAACAGTTTGTGATTTAAAAGACATTTATCTCATAATTGCAAATGTGTATGTCTTTGTATACATGATTAAAAATATTTCTTTTTCCTCATCAATAAAAGATGACTTACTACTTTTAAAAAAAATATTAGGACTGAAGGTAGAAGATAAATAG
- a CDS encoding HlyD family efflux transporter periplasmic adaptor subunit: protein MKIYIQNINDLTDSREMLEAKPHFFMTCFIYIVLAIIAVALTWAYFGEIDNYVKATGSVRPGDTISTIRNSVTGYVEINNLEEGKKVKKGDVLYSIGIDKILAEKTVYENQIKRLETENKNLIKFKQSIMENKNLFDSKNIDEADYYNRYQQYEISRTVSNEEYTNQRLDTEQLKNEMELSLKSAQINYKKVSDTLEKLKLLEESIKVGKNLFDESEVEFFNRYNDYELNVKQLEMKKQQCADNYSSLKKLYELDAISKQELETAKNEMDIATLNLDKYKNEYMMNLKASITQNEQSIDEVSVSMEKAKSVLKKLNDKGQNPEIKMEKMKIDTLVQIEDALIANQNNLDQARSAIKKLEMTIEEATVKAPIDGTINLYVEISKGDYLQSGVEIAAIVPDTATQYKVQLMVNNKDIAEVKEGQRIKYRFLALPYSEYGEADGTVKKISTDARIDSENGVSYYIVEATLDNHEMKSYKGEVKEIKSGMVCEAQVVTGSKKILYWLLEKIDLID from the coding sequence ATGAAGATATATATCCAAAATATTAATGATTTAACAGATAGCCGTGAGATGCTTGAAGCAAAACCTCACTTTTTTATGACTTGTTTTATATATATAGTGCTTGCAATAATAGCAGTAGCATTAACATGGGCGTATTTTGGAGAAATTGATAATTATGTAAAGGCGACCGGTTCGGTAAGACCAGGAGATACAATAAGTACGATAAGAAATTCTGTTACGGGATATGTTGAAATAAATAACCTTGAAGAAGGAAAGAAAGTAAAAAAGGGTGATGTACTGTATTCGATTGGAATTGATAAAATATTGGCAGAAAAAACAGTGTATGAAAATCAGATAAAACGGCTTGAAACTGAAAATAAAAACTTGATTAAGTTTAAGCAAAGTATAATGGAAAATAAGAATCTGTTTGACAGTAAAAATATAGATGAGGCTGATTATTATAACCGTTATCAGCAATATGAAATTAGCCGAACTGTAAGTAACGAAGAATATACTAACCAGAGACTTGATACTGAGCAATTGAAAAATGAAATGGAATTATCATTAAAGTCAGCGCAAATTAATTATAAAAAAGTAAGTGATACACTCGAAAAGTTAAAGCTGCTTGAAGAATCTATAAAAGTTGGAAAAAACCTTTTTGATGAATCTGAAGTTGAATTTTTCAACCGCTATAATGATTATGAATTGAATGTTAAACAGCTTGAGATGAAAAAACAACAATGTGCTGATAACTATTCTAGTTTAAAAAAGCTTTATGAATTGGATGCGATATCGAAACAAGAACTGGAAACGGCAAAAAACGAGATGGATATTGCTACTTTGAATTTGGATAAATATAAAAACGAATATATGATGAACCTTAAAGCATCAATAACACAAAATGAGCAAAGCATTGATGAAGTGAGCGTATCAATGGAAAAAGCAAAGTCTGTTCTTAAAAAATTAAATGATAAGGGTCAGAATCCGGAAATTAAGATGGAGAAAATGAAGATAGATACATTGGTACAAATAGAAGATGCATTAATTGCAAATCAGAATAATTTGGATCAAGCCAGAAGTGCAATTAAAAAACTTGAAATGACTATTGAAGAAGCAACAGTAAAAGCACCAATAGATGGTACGATAAACCTTTATGTGGAGATAAGCAAAGGAGACTATTTGCAAAGTGGAGTAGAAATTGCTGCAATTGTACCGGATACAGCTACTCAGTACAAAGTACAATTAATGGTGAATAATAAGGATATTGCAGAAGTAAAGGAAGGGCAGAGAATAAAATACCGTTTTCTTGCACTACCTTACAGTGAATATGGAGAAGCTGATGGAACAGTGAAAAAGATAAGCACTGATGCGAGGATTGATAGCGAAAACGGTGTAAGCTATTATATAGTTGAAGCTACTCTTGATAATCATGAAATGAAAAGTTATAAAGGAGAAGTCAAGGAAATTAAGTCAGGTATGGTTTGTGAAGCACAGGTTGTAACAGGGTCAAAGAAAATATTGTACTGGCTGCTGGAAAAAATAGATCTGATAGACTGA
- a CDS encoding peptidase domain-containing ABC transporter, with protein MFRKYYCIKQHDITDCGAACLATISRQYGLRIPITKIRETAGTDRQGTNVYGLIKAAEQLGFTAKAVRGDKEAFFSEFPLPAIAHVVVDNSLLHYVVIHKITKKEVIVADPAKGVVKYTPEEFFMIWTGILILLVPSAQFKKGNETRGIFSRFFGLLAPQKRLIINIFFASLIYTVLGILGSFYYKFMMDDILPNNLSKTLHIVSIGIILLNVFKILLNAFRSHLLLYLSQKLDISLILGYYNHVLQLPMNFFGTRKVGEIVSRFMDASKVREAISGATLTIMIDTLMAIAGGIILYSQSAYLFAIAFIMVIAYAIIVFSFNKPIRDINRKQMEDSAQLTSYLVESLNGIETIKSFNAERKANIETEKKFIRLLKSIFKGGWISNLQTSLTDFVATIGGVVILWVGAYRVIKGDMTVGQLLSFNALLIYFLDPIKNLINLQPMMQTAIVASDRLGEILDLEIEKSENEDKKITPKSLKGRIEFKDVDFRYGTRQLVLKNINLTINSGEKIAFVGESGSGKTTLVKLLLNLYKWEKGEILINGYNLKDINMNYLREKIAYISQDIFLFSGTIYENLTLGIENADMETVIEAAKMAKAHDFINELPLRYETMLEENGSNLSGGQKQRLAIARALLKKPDILIMDEATSNLDSITEKAIEKTINEHTQGITTLIIAHRLSTIMRCDKIYVMDKGEFVESGTHQELIDKKGVYYRLWKEQLSEASESFNPLAEAVSETAATREVK; from the coding sequence TTGTTCAGAAAGTATTATTGCATAAAACAACATGATATAACAGACTGTGGGGCAGCATGTCTTGCTACAATAAGTAGACAATATGGCTTAAGAATTCCTATAACAAAAATTCGTGAGACTGCTGGAACCGATAGACAGGGGACAAATGTATATGGTTTAATTAAGGCCGCTGAACAGCTAGGTTTTACTGCGAAGGCTGTTCGAGGAGATAAAGAAGCTTTTTTTTCAGAATTTCCATTACCCGCTATAGCTCATGTAGTTGTTGATAATAGTCTTTTGCACTATGTAGTTATACATAAGATAACAAAAAAGGAAGTAATTGTAGCTGATCCGGCAAAAGGTGTGGTAAAATATACACCTGAAGAGTTCTTTATGATATGGACAGGCATTTTGATATTGCTTGTGCCTTCAGCGCAGTTTAAGAAAGGGAATGAGACAAGAGGAATATTTTCACGCTTTTTTGGTTTGTTAGCTCCTCAAAAAAGACTGATAATTAATATTTTTTTTGCATCACTAATTTATACAGTATTAGGGATTTTAGGGTCGTTTTACTATAAATTTATGATGGATGACATATTGCCTAATAATCTTTCAAAGACACTTCATATTGTGTCGATTGGAATCATCCTTCTAAATGTATTTAAAATATTACTAAATGCTTTCAGATCACATCTGCTATTATATCTGAGTCAAAAACTGGATATTTCTTTGATACTTGGATACTATAACCATGTACTGCAGCTGCCGATGAACTTTTTTGGAACTCGAAAAGTTGGAGAAATAGTTTCAAGGTTTATGGATGCATCAAAAGTGAGAGAAGCTATATCAGGGGCTACGCTTACTATAATGATTGATACATTAATGGCTATTGCAGGTGGTATTATACTGTATTCTCAAAGTGCATATCTATTTGCTATCGCATTTATAATGGTTATAGCTTATGCAATTATAGTGTTTTCGTTTAATAAACCTATACGGGATATTAATAGAAAACAGATGGAGGATAGTGCCCAGCTTACATCTTATCTGGTTGAATCTTTGAATGGTATCGAAACTATAAAATCTTTTAATGCTGAAAGAAAGGCTAATATTGAAACTGAAAAGAAATTTATAAGATTATTGAAAAGTATATTTAAAGGCGGTTGGATAAGCAATCTGCAAACTTCATTAACTGACTTTGTTGCCACTATTGGAGGCGTAGTAATACTCTGGGTGGGTGCATATAGAGTTATCAAGGGAGATATGACAGTTGGACAGTTGCTGTCTTTTAATGCACTGCTTATATATTTTCTTGACCCGATAAAAAACTTAATTAATTTACAGCCAATGATGCAGACGGCAATTGTCGCTTCGGACAGGTTGGGAGAAATACTGGATCTTGAAATTGAAAAAAGTGAGAACGAGGATAAGAAGATTACACCAAAGTCTTTAAAGGGACGTATTGAGTTTAAGGATGTTGACTTTAGATATGGAACCAGGCAATTAGTGCTAAAAAATATTAATCTAACAATTAATAGTGGTGAAAAAATTGCTTTTGTTGGAGAAAGCGGTTCCGGTAAAACAACGTTGGTAAAGTTGTTGTTAAACCTTTATAAATGGGAAAAAGGAGAAATCCTTATAAATGGATATAACTTAAAAGATATAAATATGAATTATCTGCGCGAAAAAATAGCCTATATTTCTCAGGATATATTCCTATTCAGCGGAACAATTTATGAAAATCTGACACTTGGTATAGAAAATGCAGACATGGAAACTGTTATAGAAGCAGCAAAAATGGCAAAAGCCCATGATTTTATAAATGAATTGCCATTACGTTATGAGACTATGTTGGAAGAGAATGGATCAAACCTTTCAGGGGGACAAAAACAAAGGTTAGCTATAGCAAGAGCGCTGCTAAAGAAACCGGATATTCTTATCATGGATGAGGCAACCAGTAATCTTGATTCAATTACAGAAAAGGCGATTGAAAAAACTATAAATGAACATACACAGGGAATTACTACATTGATTATTGCACATAGGCTATCTACTATTATGAGGTGTGATAAAATCTATGTTATGGACAAAGGTGAGTTTGTTGAAAGCGGAACACATCAGGAGTTGATTGACAAGAAAGGTGTTTATTACAGACTGTGGAAAGAGCAGTTATCAGAAGCGTCAGAATCTTTTAACCCATTAGCAGAGGCAGTTTCTGAAACGGCAGCAACAAGGGAGGTGAAATAA
- a CDS encoding IS4 family transposase yields MSIVSQKVKEENRFSLTVDNFFKMFSVGYLLKKSNAYKDKGIPCLTVFKVLFELVFTGKNLFMNYKAESFDIPFARDVVYRFLNSIHINWQRFLYLLSAKVINHHIDRLTSDERVDAFVIDDSFYSRTRSKSVELLSWVKDHADGNKNKKGFRMLTLGWTDGNSFIPVAFNLLSSTNPRVCINPAKNTIDKRTVGFKRRQNALATSPESALSMLEQAVATGIKAKYVLFDSWFSFPATIIKICKMNLNVIAMVKDTPKIYYNFNGEKKSLREIYRTVRKRRGRSKYLASVMVELHDKEGNHIPAKIVFVRDRRNKSKWLALISTDTSLPETEIIRIYGKRWDIEVFFKMCKSYLKLAKEFQGRSYDMMVAHTTIVFSRYIMLAVENRNNTDLRTIGTLFYYCCDELEDIKFHEALQLIIEALKTTLQEKLLLTKETVNEFLNYFVTCLPVHIKAKLSVVSCES; encoded by the coding sequence ATGTCTATTGTATCACAGAAGGTTAAGGAAGAAAATAGATTTTCTTTGACAGTTGATAACTTTTTCAAAATGTTTTCTGTAGGCTATCTGTTAAAAAAGTCAAACGCATATAAAGATAAAGGTATTCCTTGTCTTACGGTATTCAAAGTACTGTTTGAACTTGTTTTTACAGGCAAAAATCTGTTTATGAACTATAAAGCAGAAAGCTTTGATATACCATTTGCAAGGGATGTGGTCTACAGATTCTTAAATTCCATACATATCAACTGGCAAAGATTTTTATATTTGCTTTCTGCAAAGGTCATAAATCATCATATCGATAGATTAACGTCAGATGAACGGGTTGATGCCTTTGTAATTGACGATTCCTTCTACAGTAGGACAAGAAGCAAGTCAGTTGAGCTTTTAAGTTGGGTCAAAGATCATGCTGACGGCAATAAGAATAAAAAAGGCTTTCGTATGCTTACACTTGGTTGGACAGACGGTAATTCATTTATTCCTGTGGCCTTCAACCTTTTAAGTTCAACAAATCCAAGGGTTTGCATTAATCCAGCGAAAAATACTATAGATAAAAGAACCGTTGGTTTTAAACGCCGACAGAATGCCTTAGCCACTTCACCGGAATCTGCTCTGTCTATGCTGGAACAAGCAGTTGCTACCGGTATTAAAGCAAAATATGTTTTATTTGACAGTTGGTTCTCCTTTCCGGCTACTATTATCAAAATTTGTAAGATGAATCTTAATGTGATAGCTATGGTAAAGGATACTCCCAAGATTTACTATAACTTCAATGGTGAAAAAAAATCATTGAGAGAGATATACCGAACTGTCAGGAAACGTAGAGGAAGATCAAAATACCTTGCTTCAGTTATGGTAGAATTACACGATAAAGAAGGAAACCACATTCCGGCAAAAATTGTCTTTGTCCGTGACCGAAGAAACAAGAGTAAATGGCTAGCTCTCATATCTACAGATACTAGTCTTCCCGAAACAGAGATAATCAGGATATACGGAAAACGCTGGGACATAGAGGTATTCTTCAAGATGTGTAAGTCATACCTTAAGCTGGCTAAGGAATTTCAAGGTCGTTCTTATGATATGATGGTTGCCCATACAACTATTGTTTTTTCAAGGTACATTATGTTAGCGGTTGAGAACCGCAATAATACTGATTTACGCACTATTGGTACTTTGTTCTACTATTGCTGCGATGAACTTGAGGACATTAAATTCCATGAGGCACTGCAGCTTATAATAGAGGCTTTAAAAACTACTTTACAGGAAAAACTGCTTTTGACAAAGGAAACAGTCAACGAGTTTCTCAACTACTTTGTCACTTGTTTGCCTGTTCATATCAAGGCAAAGCTATCAGTTGTTTCCTGCGAAAGTTGA
- the tnpA gene encoding IS200/IS605 family transposase — translation MANKEHSLARTKWMCKYHIVFTPKYRRKIIYNQYKQSIREIIKQLCKYKGVEIIEGHLMPDHIHMLVSIPPKMSVSSFMGYLKGKSALMIFDRHANLKYKFGNRHFWAEGYYVSTVGLNEATIKKYIQEQYKHDIMIDKLSVKEYEDPFKG, via the coding sequence ATGGCAAACAAAGAACACAGTTTAGCACGAACTAAATGGATGTGTAAATATCATATAGTATTTACACCTAAGTATAGACGAAAAATAATTTATAATCAATACAAACAAAGTATAAGGGAAATAATAAAACAACTATGCAAATATAAAGGAGTCGAGATAATAGAAGGACATTTGATGCCAGACCATATACATATGTTAGTAAGCATACCACCCAAAATGAGTGTATCAAGCTTTATGGGATACTTGAAAGGGAAAAGTGCACTTATGATATTTGATAGACATGCAAACTTAAAATATAAGTTTGGGAACAGACACTTTTGGGCGGAAGGATACTATGTAAGTACAGTAGGACTAAATGAAGCAACAATTAAGAAATACATACAAGAGCAATATAAACATGACATAATGATAGATAAGTTAAGTGTGAAAGAGTATGAAGACCCCTTTAAGGGGTAG
- a CDS encoding class I adenylate-forming enzyme family protein has protein sequence MAITDFLERNAKLYPSEISLVEINPANQPDRTVTWREYNLIETSPSEKYRREMTWKEFDIKANRFANLLLTRGIKKGDKVAILLMNCLEWLPIYFGILKTGALAVPMNYRYTAEEIKYCLELAEADVLVFGPEFIGRVEQIFDHLHGVKTFFYVGENRPSFADSYDKLVAYCSSTAPAVELKDDDDAAIYFSSGTTGFPKAILHTHAALVSACIVEQKHHMQTRDDVFLLIPPLYHTGAKMHWFGSLMVGGKAVILRGVKPEWVLQAVSEEKATIVWLLVPWIQDILDAIDRGEINLKDYRTEQWRLMHAGAQPVPPSLIRRWKEVFPNHQYDTNYGLSESSGPGCVHLGVENLHKVGSIGKAGYLWEAAIVKDNGEPVAPGEVGELIVKGPGVMKCYYRNPEATAEILKDGWLYTGDVARMDEDGFIYLVDRKKDVIISGGENIYPVQIEDFLRTHDAIKDAAVIGLPDNRLGEIAAAIIELKEGAVCTEEDINEFCKELPRYKRPHKVIFAQVPRNATGKIEKPKLREIYCGKRLVEAQTTK, from the coding sequence ATGGCAATTACTGATTTTCTTGAAAGAAATGCAAAGCTTTATCCATCGGAGATTAGCCTGGTGGAGATAAATCCGGCCAATCAACCCGATCGAACAGTTACTTGGCGAGAATACAATTTGATTGAGACAAGTCCCAGTGAAAAATATAGGCGTGAAATGACCTGGAAAGAATTCGATATAAAGGCAAATCGTTTTGCAAATCTTCTACTAACCCGAGGTATTAAAAAAGGCGATAAAGTTGCAATATTGCTTATGAATTGCCTGGAATGGCTTCCGATATATTTTGGTATTTTGAAAACTGGAGCACTGGCTGTGCCAATGAATTATCGATATACTGCCGAGGAAATTAAATACTGCCTTGAATTGGCAGAAGCGGATGTATTGGTATTCGGACCGGAATTCATTGGACGTGTGGAACAGATATTTGACCATCTCCATGGTGTAAAAACATTTTTCTACGTTGGAGAGAACAGACCTTCTTTTGCTGATAGCTATGATAAACTTGTTGCTTACTGCTCTTCAACGGCACCGGCGGTTGAACTGAAAGATGACGATGATGCTGCAATTTATTTTTCTTCCGGTACAACAGGATTTCCAAAAGCCATTTTACATACCCACGCGGCACTGGTTTCCGCTTGTATTGTTGAACAGAAACACCATATGCAGACCAGGGATGACGTGTTTTTGTTGATTCCGCCCCTTTATCATACAGGTGCTAAAATGCATTGGTTCGGTAGTTTGATGGTTGGCGGTAAAGCTGTTATTTTAAGAGGTGTAAAACCGGAGTGGGTGCTCCAAGCGGTTTCGGAAGAAAAAGCTACTATTGTTTGGCTGCTTGTACCTTGGATACAGGATATTTTGGATGCTATTGACCGTGGTGAAATTAATCTAAAGGATTATCGCACAGAACAGTGGAGACTTATGCATGCGGGTGCTCAACCTGTGCCTCCAAGTCTTATTCGCAGATGGAAAGAGGTATTTCCGAATCATCAGTATGACACCAATTACGGCCTTAGTGAATCCTCCGGCCCGGGTTGTGTTCACCTTGGAGTAGAAAATCTTCACAAGGTTGGTTCTATCGGAAAAGCGGGATATCTATGGGAAGCCGCTATTGTAAAAGATAATGGGGAACCTGTGGCACCCGGTGAAGTAGGTGAACTGATTGTCAAAGGTCCCGGTGTAATGAAATGTTATTACAGAAATCCTGAAGCAACGGCAGAAATACTTAAAGACGGTTGGCTGTATACCGGGGACGTTGCGCGTATGGATGAGGACGGTTTTATATATTTGGTTGACCGTAAAAAAGATGTTATAATCAGCGGTGGCGAGAATATATATCCCGTACAAATAGAAGACTTCTTACGTACCCACGATGCTATAAAAGATGCTGCTGTTATAGGGCTTCCCGATAATAGATTGGGTGAAATTGCAGCGGCTATAATTGAGTTAAAAGAAGGTGCAGTTTGCACTGAAGAAGATATAAATGAGTTCTGTAAAGAACTGCCGCGTTATAAACGTCCACATAAAGTAATTTTTGCCCAGGTACCGAGAAATGCTACCGGTAAGATTGAAAAGCCAAAGCTTCGTGAAATATATTGCGGTAAAAGGCTTGTTGAAGCACAGACAACAAAATAG
- the msrB gene encoding peptide-methionine (R)-S-oxide reductase MsrB has translation MNSNTDKFKFATFAGGCFWCMVPPFKELDGVLEVIAGYTGGHVTNPTYEQVCSGNTGHYEAVRIKYDPEKIGYKKLLDVFWSQIDPTDPGGQFYDRGPQYCTAIFYHDEEQRKLAEASKREIESEGIFDRPIATKIIEAKEFYPAEEYHQDYHLKNPDHYNRYKAGSGRETFIQKICAVRNTSGKRYTKPDDDTLRKTLSPLQYQVTQENATERPFDNQYWNNEREGIYVDIVSGEPLFSSKDKFDSGCGWPSFDRPLVRENIVEKVDKSYSMVRTEVRSKHADSHLGHVFNDGPTETGLRYCINSAALRFIPVEDLEKEGYGEYRKLFEK, from the coding sequence ATGAATAGCAATACCGATAAATTTAAGTTTGCTACTTTTGCCGGCGGATGTTTCTGGTGCATGGTTCCTCCATTTAAGGAACTTGACGGTGTGCTTGAAGTGATTGCCGGATATACGGGAGGGCATGTGACAAATCCTACCTATGAACAAGTATGTTCAGGAAATACAGGACACTATGAGGCGGTAAGAATTAAATACGACCCTGAAAAAATTGGCTATAAAAAACTTCTTGATGTATTTTGGAGCCAAATCGACCCTACAGACCCCGGCGGGCAATTTTACGACAGAGGACCTCAGTATTGTACCGCAATATTTTATCATGACGAAGAACAGCGAAAACTTGCCGAAGCTTCCAAAAGAGAGATAGAGAGCGAAGGGATATTTGACAGACCTATTGCAACAAAGATAATAGAAGCTAAAGAATTTTATCCTGCAGAAGAGTATCATCAGGATTACCACTTGAAGAATCCGGACCATTATAACAGGTATAAAGCAGGTTCGGGCCGGGAAACCTTTATTCAGAAAATTTGCGCTGTAAGAAATACTTCCGGAAAGAGATATACAAAACCCGATGATGATACTTTGAGAAAAACGTTGTCCCCGCTGCAGTATCAGGTAACTCAGGAAAACGCTACTGAAAGACCCTTTGACAATCAGTATTGGAATAATGAAAGAGAAGGAATTTATGTAGACATTGTTTCAGGGGAACCTTTGTTCAGTTCGAAGGATAAGTTTGATTCGGGATGCGGATGGCCGAGTTTTGACAGACCGCTGGTCAGGGAAAATATAGTGGAGAAGGTGGATAAAAGCTATTCAATGGTACGTACCGAAGTACGAAGCAAACATGCCGATTCCCATTTGGGCCATGTATTTAATGATGGTCCAACGGAAACAGGTTTGAGATATTGTATAAATTCAGCGGCTTTGCGTTTTATACCTGTAGAAGACTTGGAAAAAGAAGGGTATGGGGAATATCGAAAGCTTTTTGAAAAATAA
- a CDS encoding SDR family oxidoreductase, with product MFNNKVAVVTGGASGIGKVICEEFKKEGAYVCIIDKQPNEYFTGDIADEETLRAFASKVINQYGNIDYLINNACISMGGIEDCSYEDFNYVLRVGISAPFMLTKLFMDHFNKGGAIVNISSTRDRMSQPNTESYTAAKGGIFALTHALAVSLSGKVRVNSISPGWIDTTNSEFEPSDKLQHPAGRIGTPLDIANMVLFLCSDKAGFITGENITVDGGMTRQMIYHNDFGWTYNINESKNK from the coding sequence ATGTTTAACAATAAAGTAGCTGTTGTAACCGGCGGTGCCAGCGGCATCGGGAAGGTTATATGTGAGGAATTTAAAAAGGAAGGTGCATACGTATGTATTATCGACAAACAACCCAATGAATATTTCACAGGCGATATTGCCGATGAAGAAACTCTGCGTGCCTTTGCATCCAAAGTTATAAATCAATACGGAAATATCGACTATCTTATTAACAACGCCTGTATTTCTATGGGAGGAATCGAGGACTGTTCTTACGAAGATTTCAACTATGTTCTTCGTGTCGGCATATCGGCCCCATTTATGCTGACAAAATTGTTCATGGACCATTTTAATAAAGGCGGCGCTATTGTAAATATTTCATCCACACGAGACAGAATGAGTCAGCCAAATACCGAAAGCTATACTGCTGCAAAAGGTGGAATTTTCGCATTGACACACGCCTTGGCAGTCAGCCTGTCGGGAAAAGTCAGGGTCAATTCCATAAGCCCCGGATGGATTGACACCACAAATTCTGAATTTGAACCTTCGGACAAGCTGCAGCATCCGGCAGGCAGAATAGGAACTCCGCTTGACATTGCAAATATGGTGCTCTTCCTTTGCAGTGACAAAGCAGGGTTTATTACCGGTGAAAATATTACCGTTGACGGTGGTATGACCAGGCAAATGATTTATCACAACGATTTTGGCTGGACTTATAATATCAATGAAAGCAAAAATAAATAA